A DNA window from Macadamia integrifolia cultivar HAES 741 chromosome 4, SCU_Mint_v3, whole genome shotgun sequence contains the following coding sequences:
- the LOC122076692 gene encoding dolichyl-diphosphooligosaccharide--protein glycosyltransferase subunit DAD1: MAIVGSFPFNSFLSGVLSCVGTAVLAVCLRIQVNKENKDFKDLPPERAFADFVLCNLVLHLVIMNFLG; encoded by the exons ATGGCAATTGTTGGATCATTTCCATTCAACTCTTTCCTTTCAGGAGTCCTTTCTTGTGTTGGGACTGCAGTGCTAGCTG TTTGTCTCCGCATTCAAGTTAACAAAGAGAACAAAGACTTCAAG GATTTACCACCTGAACGTGCATTTGCTGATTTTGTCCTCTGCAATTTGGTGCTGCATTTGGTTATTATGAATTTCCTTGGTTAA